A window from Citrus sinensis cultivar Valencia sweet orange chromosome 3, DVS_A1.0, whole genome shotgun sequence encodes these proteins:
- the LOC127901478 gene encoding kunitz trypsin inhibitor 5-like — MRSTLVLTPLILLFAFIATPLPVRGNASPDPVLDIAGKQLRAGSKYYILPVTKGRGGGLTLAGRSNNKTCPLDVVQEQHSFRNGLPVTFSPVNPKKGVVRESTDLNIKFDAATSCAQSTVWKLDNFVVALGQWLVTTGGVEGNPGPRTMRNWFKFEKFYGDYKLVFCPSVCNICRGLCRDVGIFINGGVRRLALSDVPFKVVFKKV; from the exons ATGAGAAGCACACTAGTCTTAACCCCGCTGATTCTTCTCTTTGCCTTCATTGCAACGCCATTGCCTGTCAGGGGCAATGCTTCACCTGATCCGGTGCTGGACATCGCCGGTAAGCAGCTCCGAGCTGGCAGTAAGTACTACATCTTGCCCGTTACAAAGGGCCGAGGCGGTGGGCTTACACTTGCTGGCAGAAGCAACAATAAGACATGTCCCCTAGATGTTGTTCAAGAGCAGCACTCATTTAGAAATGGTTTGCCAGTAACATTTTCGCCCGTTAACCCTAAAAAGGGCGTTGTTCGTGAGTCCACTGACTTAAACATCAAATTTGACGCTGCAACAAGTTGTGCGCAGTCCACAGTGTGGAAGCTTGACAATTTTGTTGTGGCATTAGGGCAGTGGCTGGTGACAACTGGGGGAGTTGAAGGCAATCCCGGCCCCAGAACCATGAGAAATTGGTTTAAGTTTGAGAAGTTTTATGGCGATTACAAGCTTGTTTTCTGTCCTTCGGTTTGTAATATCTGCAGAG GTTTGTGCAGAGATGTTGgcatttttattaatggtGGGGTGCGGCGTCTGGCTTTGAGTGATGTTCCGTTCAAAGTTGTGTTTAAAAAGGTTTGA